A DNA window from Hordeum vulgare subsp. vulgare chromosome 1H, MorexV3_pseudomolecules_assembly, whole genome shotgun sequence contains the following coding sequences:
- the LOC123450552 gene encoding mitogen-activated protein kinase 7-like: MPEANAGARGGGEQRSKSSDVMSFFSEYGDASRYKIEEIIGKGSYGVVCSAIDRQTGDKVAIKKISNIFEHITDAARILREIKLLRLLRHPDIVQIKHIMLPPSRRDFKDIFVVFELMDTDLHQVIKANDDLTKEHFQFFLYQMLRAMKYIHTANVYHRDLKPKNILANANCKLKICDFGLARVAFNDTPTTVFWTDYVATRWYRAPELCGSFFTKYSPAIDTWSIGCIFAEILTGKPLFPGKNVVHQLDLMTDFLGSPSPDIISRIRNEKARRYLSTMRKKLPVPFSEKFPNADPAAVKLLQKLLAFDPKDRPTAEEALADPYFKGLAKVEREPSCQPISKMEFEFERRKFTKEEVKELIFREILEYHPQLLKDYTNGSEKTNFLYPSAVDNFRRQFANLEEDGGKGGAPERKHVSLPRTTTVHSTPIPTTSGPASQAPQRIPTARPGRVVASATPIENAAFADRQTGRRMSRDPAAPPAAAAAGYTLRPDCPDRQQQQQQQELEKDRTRYRPALHFRDARVAPEAEARPSAYYIPPFNGIAAVAGGYSKVGAAARMY, from the exons ATGCCGGAGGCAAATGCGGGTGcccgcggcggcggcgagcagcgcAGCAAG AGCTCAGACGTGATGAGTTTCTTCAGCGAATATGGAGATGCCAGCAGATACAAGATCGAAGAGATCATTGGCAAAGGGAGCTACGGAGTCGTGTGTTCAGCCATCGACCGGCAAACCGGAGACAAGGTGGCGATAAAGAAGATATCCAACATCTTCGAGCATATCACCGACGCCGCCCGGATCCTCCGCGAAATCAAGCTTCTCCGGCTTCTCAGGCACCCCGACATCGTCCAGATCAAGCACATAATGCTGCCTCCGTCCAGGAGGGACTTCAAGGACATATTCGTTGTCTTTGAGCTCATGGACACCGACCTCCACCAGGTTATCAAGGCCAATGATGACCTCACAAAGGAGCACTTCCAGTTCTTTCTATACCAGATGCTCCGTGCCATGAAATATATCCATACCG CTAACGTTTATCACCGTGATTTGAAGCCAAAAAATATATTGGCAAACGCTAACTGCAAACTCAAGATATGTGATTTTGGACTAGCAAGAGTTGCATTCAATGACACCCCTACAACTGTTTTCTGGACG GACTATGTTGCGACTAGGTGGTACAGAGCTCCGGAGCTGTGTGGTTCTTTCTTcaccaag TATTCACCGGCTATTGATACATGGAGCATTGGTTGCATTTTTGCGGAGATCTTGACAGGAAAGCCTTTGTTCCCTGGTAAAAATGTGGTTCACCAGTTGGATTTGATGACTGATTTCTTAGGCTCACCATCGCCTGACATTATTTCTCGG ATTCGAAATGAGAAGGCAAGGAGGTATCTGAGCACCATGAGGAAGAAGCTGCCagtacctttttcagaaaagttcCCCAACGCAGATCCTGCAGCAGTCAAGCTCTTGCAAAAGCTTCTAGCATTTGATCCAAAGGACCGACCGACTGCTGAAGAG GCGTTGGCTGACCCCTATTTCAAAGGTCTTGCGAAAGTGGAGAGAGAGCCATCATGCCAACCGATTTCGAAAATGGAGTTTGAGTTTGAACGGAGAAAGTTTACCAAAGAGGAGGTCAAGGAACTTATATTCAGGGAGATATTGGAGTACCACCCTCAGCTTCTCAAGGATTACACCAACGGCTCAGAGAAAACCAACTTTCTATATCCTAG TGCCGTCGACAACTTCCGGAGGCAATTTGCTAACTTAGAGGAAGATGGAGGAAAAGGCGGGGCACCCGAGAGGAAGCATGTTTCTCTGCCGAG GACTACAACAGTTCACTCTACCCCAATTCCTACAACAAGTGGTCCGGCAtcccaagctcctcaaaggatcccAACAG CTAGACCAGGCAGAGTGGTTGCCTCGGCGACACCGATCGAGAACGCGGCCTTCGCCGATCGACAAACGGGTCGAAGGATGTCGAGGGACCCTGCGGCGCCTCCAGCAGCAGCTGCCGCGGGCTACACCCTGAGGCCGGATTGCCCCGAcaggcaacagcagcagcagcagcaggaactGGAAAAGGACCGCACGCGCTACAGGCCGGCGCTCCATTTCAGGGACGCCAGGGTCGCGCCCGAGGCCGAGGCGCGGCCCTCGGCCTACTACATTCCCCCGTTCAACGGCATAGCCGCGGTCGCCGGTGGGTACAGCAAGGTCGGCGCGGCCGCAAGGATGTACTAG